The proteins below come from a single Malus sylvestris chromosome 3, drMalSylv7.2, whole genome shotgun sequence genomic window:
- the LOC126616730 gene encoding zinc finger protein GAI-ASSOCIATED FACTOR 1-like: protein MPNITGDVEEGSFSSGNNTGELEVHQDQQQNHLHGSNSGGASGAQSNSNGSVTHQQPQQPPLKKKRNLPGTPDPTAEVIALSPTTLMATNRFVCEICNKGFQRDQNLQLHRRGHNLPWKLRQRTTTEVRKRVYICPEPTCVHHNPARALGDLTGIKKHFSRKHGEKKWKCEKCSKKYAVQSDWKAHQKTCGTREYKCDCGTIFSRFVNYLILKDSLILLIKYCILCRRDSFITHRAFCDALAEENNKVNQMPMPHDQLISSMAMNTNTSPMGGGVSEFLSYDINTNKNKLPEDLVPMPFKSMNMNIPGGGGGGGGPGMFSNTTGSLFGGPRSVSSTSASSLQLSSNNNNNSSSGFNYLHHQETKNGGSSLSSITGAAQMSATALLQKAAKMGATASNSTINSPMMQKSFVSNMAGPDHGHLSSPNSILNNNIQPPPSYDHQPHHFQQQPQPSDPQSHNSHSMIGGFTNQLMQKGPQEMSQHFDHHSNNPSASSAMNDMGLFSQVFMGIGGGGPQQNYQNHQAMLKNFEQDHHDHQDINSPNNNSSNTNSTHRMNSALGPSTTLDLLGIGGSRPPSLHEQLHHHQQRLDLEAMSQHRLPAIMNPFQQQQQRSHGDSAMEKQIWDV from the exons ATGCCAAATATTACAGGTGATGTTGAAGAAGGAAGCTTCTCCTCAGGGAATAATACTGGAGAATTAGAAGTTCATCAAGACCAGCAACAAAACCACTTGCACGGTTCCAACTCTGGCGGTGCTTCCGGTGCGCAAAGCAACAGTAATGGCTCTGTCACTCATCAGCAGCCGCAGCAGCCTCCtcttaagaagaaaagaaatcttCCAGGAACTCCAG ATCCTACTGCGGAAGTTATTGCACTATCACCAACAACCCTAATGGCAACGAACCGATTTGTGTGTGAAATCTGTAACAAAGGGTTTCAAAGGGATCAAAACCTTCAGCTGCACCGGCGAGGCCATAACCTTCCATGGAAGCTCCGTCAGAGAACCACAACTGAGGTTAGGAAAAGGGTCTACATATGTCCCGAGCCGACGTGTGTCCACCACAACCCAGCTCGAGCGCTAGGAGACCTCACCGGCATTAAGAAGCACTTCAGCCGGAAACATGGGGAGAAAAAATGGAAATGTGAGAAGTGCTCCAAGAAATATGCAGTGCAGTCGGACTGGAAGGCGCATCAGAAGACCTGCGGCACTAGGGAGTACAAGTGTGACTGTGGGACCATCTTTTCCAGGTTCGTTAATTATCTCATACTCAAGGAtagtttaattttgttaattaaatATTGCAT TTTGTGCAGAAGGGATAGTTTTATCACCCACAGAGCCTTTTGTGACGCATTGGCAGAAGAAAACAACAAAGTAAACCAAATGCCTATGCCACATGATCAGCTCATATCATCAATGGCCATGAACACCAACACCTCCCCCATGGGAGGAGGAGTCTCCGAATTCCTCAGTTACGATATTAACACTAACAAAAACAAGCTTCCTGAAGATCTTGTCCCAATGCCATTCAAGTCCATGAACATGAACATCCCAGGTGGTGGCGGCGGTGGTGGAGGACCAGGCATGTTCTCTAACACCACCGGTTCGCTCTTTGGCGGGCCAAGAAGCGTGTCTTCCACATCGGCCTCCAGCCTTCAGCTGagttccaacaacaacaacaacagctCATCAGGGTTCAATTACCTTCACCACCAAGAAACCAAAAACGGAGGCAGCAGCCTAAGTAGTATTACAGGGGCTGCTCAAATGTCAGCCACCGCCTTGCTTCAAAAAGCAGCCAAAATGGGAGCCACTGCAAGCAACTCCACGATCAACTCGCCGATGATGCAGAAGAGCTTTGTTAGCAATATGGCAGGCCCTGATCACGGCCACCTCTCTAGCCCTAATTCCATTCTAAACAATAATATTCAACCCCCACCATCGTATGATCATCAGCCTCACCACTTCCAACAGCAACCTCAGCCGTCTGATCCTCAGTCACATAATTCACACAGCATGATCGGAGGGTTCACTAACCAGCTCATGCAAAAGGGCCCACAAGAAATGTCACAGCATTTTGATCATCACTCCAACAACCCATCCGCCAGCTCGGCAATGAATGACATGGGACTCTTCAGTCAAGTCTTCATGGGGATCGGCGGCGGGGGTCCCCAACAGAACTATCAGAACCACCAGGCAATGTTGAAGAATTTCGAACAAGATCATCATGATCATCAGGACATTAATAGCCCTAACAACAATTCTAGTAATACTAATTCGACGCATCGAATGAACAGCGCGCTGGGGCCTTCCACAACGCTCGATCTGCTGGGCATCGGAGGGTCGAGGCCGCCAAGCTTGCATGAGCAGCTCCACCACCACCAGCAAAGGTTGGACTTGGAGGCAATGAGTCAGCACAGATTGCCGGCAATTATGAACCCTTttcagcagcagcaacaacgCTCGCACGGAGATTCGGCTATGGAAAAGCAGATTTGGGATGTTTGA
- the LOC126616731 gene encoding metal tolerance protein 2 isoform X1 gives MGFRFHNLNSVRKRLAFHVHKHNHRPPLPSPTISQPLDSHLQNPIYSIARRWHLGHSHHQNDDQHRLSGEEGEKIFRMGLAADVGLAAGKALTGYLSGSTAIIADAAHSVSDVVLSSVALWSFKAAKAPKDKEHPYGHGKFETLGALGISCMLLATAGGIAWHALDLLMGLFSADPAIVSQSLTHEHGHSHRHHGVDMEYPVLALSMTVFSISVKEGLYWITLRAGERQGSGLMKANAWHHRADAISSVVALIGVGGSILGVKFLDPLAGLLVAGMILKAGIETGHQSVLELVDAAIPAELLDPMKQTIVQVEGVKGCHRLRARRAGSSLYLDVHIEVDPFCSVSAAHDIGENVRRQIHKSHPEVSEVFIHIDPSISQICPSEDQPEILKETACPTNVSPAEKDIEAAVSTIISSKYAEKMVVERITHHLLQGKMYLQIEVSMPPDIVIRDAMEVAKEAEQDILTAATNVIHVGIQLRLRNPIPQFNSD, from the exons ATGGGATTCAGATTCCACAATCTCAATTCTGTACGCAAAAGGCTCGCTTTCCACGTTCACAAGCACAATCATCGTCCTCCTCTTCCCAGTCCCACAATATCCCAGCCCCTCGATTCCCATCTGCAAAACCCTATTTACTCGATCGCCAGACGGTGGCATTTGGGCCACTCCCACCACCAAAACGATGATCAGCATCGCCTCTCCGGTGAAGAGGGGGAGAAGATTTTCCGGATGGGATTGGCAGCTGATGTTGGACTGGCTGCCGGGAAAGCTTTGACGGGTTACTTGTCCGGAAGCACGGCGATCATTGCTGATGCCGCCCATTCGGTCTCCGACGTG GTTCTTAGCAGCGTTGCTTTATGGTCATTTAAAGCTGCAAAGGCTCCGAAAGACAAAGAACACCCATATG GACACGGTAAATTTGAGACTCTTGGAGCACTTGGAATCTCTTGTATGCTGTTGGCCACGGCTGGTGGCATTGCATGGCATGCTTTGGATCTTTTGATG GGATTGTTTTCAGCAGATCCTGCTATAGTTAGTCAGTCATTGACACATGAGCATGGGCATAGTCATCGTCATCATGGAGTTGACATGGAGTACCCTGTTCTAGCACTGAGCATGACTGTTTTTTCAATATCTGTTAAGGAAGG ACTTTACTGGATTACATTACGGGCTGGGGAAAGACAAGGTAGTGGACTGATGAAAGCAAATGCATGGCATCATCGTGCAGATGCCATTTCGTCAGTAGTTGCTCTCATTGGAGTTG GAGGTTCAATCCTTGGAGTAAAGTTTCTGGATCCCCTAGCTGGACTTCTTGTCGCAGGCATGATCCTGAAGGCGGGAATTGAAACTGGGCATCAGAG TGTCTTGGAACTGGTGGATGCTGCAATCCCAGCAGAACTTTTGGATCCTATGAAACAAACAATTGTACAAGTCGAGGGTGTGAAG GGTTGTCATCGCTTGAGGGCAAGGAGGGCTGGTTCATCTCTATACCTTGATGTACATATTGAG GTTGATCCTTTTTGTAGTGTTAGCGCTGCACATGACATTGGAGAAAATGTTCGTCGTCAGATTCACAAATCCCATCCTGAAGTCTCTGAGGTTTTCATACACATAG ATCCTTCAATTTCACAAATTTGCCCCAGTGAAGATCAGCCAGAAATTCTCAAAGAAACTGCATGCCCAACAAATGTTTCTCCTGCAGAAAAAGACATTGAGGCAGCTGTTTCTACCATCATCTCATCGAAGTATGCAGAG AAAATGGTTGTCGAACGCATAACGCATCACTTGTTACAAGGCAAGATGTATCTCCAAATTGAGGTTTCCATGCCCCCTGACATTGTAATTCG AGATGCAATGGAGGTGGCAAAAGAAGCCGAGCAAGACATTTTGACGGCGGCGACGAATGTCATTCACGTCGGCATTCAGCTGCGTCTGAGGAATCCAATTCCACAGTTCAACAGTGACTAA
- the LOC126616731 gene encoding metal tolerance protein 2 isoform X2 produces the protein MGFRFHNLNSVRKRLAFHVHKHNHRPPLPSPTISQPLDSHLQNPIYSIARRWHLGHSHHQNDDQHRLSGEEGEKIFRMGLAADVGLAAGKALTGYLSGSTAIIADAAHSVSDVVLSSVALWSFKAAKAPKDKEHPYGHGKFETLGALGISCMLLATAGGIAWHALDLLMGLFSADPAIVSQSLTHEHGHSHRHHGVDMEYPVLALSMTVFSISVKEGLYWITLRAGERQGSGLMKANAWHHRADAISSVVALIGVGGSILGVKFLDPLAGLLVAGMILKAGIETGHQSVLELVDAAIPAELLDPMKQTIVQVEGVKGCHRLRARRAGSSLYLDVHIEVDPFCSVSAAHDIGENVRRQIHKSHPEVSEVFIHIDPSISQICPSEDQPEILKETACPTNVSPAEKDIEAAVSTIISSKYAETPNVLVSACVSENGCRTHNASLVTRQDVSPN, from the exons ATGGGATTCAGATTCCACAATCTCAATTCTGTACGCAAAAGGCTCGCTTTCCACGTTCACAAGCACAATCATCGTCCTCCTCTTCCCAGTCCCACAATATCCCAGCCCCTCGATTCCCATCTGCAAAACCCTATTTACTCGATCGCCAGACGGTGGCATTTGGGCCACTCCCACCACCAAAACGATGATCAGCATCGCCTCTCCGGTGAAGAGGGGGAGAAGATTTTCCGGATGGGATTGGCAGCTGATGTTGGACTGGCTGCCGGGAAAGCTTTGACGGGTTACTTGTCCGGAAGCACGGCGATCATTGCTGATGCCGCCCATTCGGTCTCCGACGTG GTTCTTAGCAGCGTTGCTTTATGGTCATTTAAAGCTGCAAAGGCTCCGAAAGACAAAGAACACCCATATG GACACGGTAAATTTGAGACTCTTGGAGCACTTGGAATCTCTTGTATGCTGTTGGCCACGGCTGGTGGCATTGCATGGCATGCTTTGGATCTTTTGATG GGATTGTTTTCAGCAGATCCTGCTATAGTTAGTCAGTCATTGACACATGAGCATGGGCATAGTCATCGTCATCATGGAGTTGACATGGAGTACCCTGTTCTAGCACTGAGCATGACTGTTTTTTCAATATCTGTTAAGGAAGG ACTTTACTGGATTACATTACGGGCTGGGGAAAGACAAGGTAGTGGACTGATGAAAGCAAATGCATGGCATCATCGTGCAGATGCCATTTCGTCAGTAGTTGCTCTCATTGGAGTTG GAGGTTCAATCCTTGGAGTAAAGTTTCTGGATCCCCTAGCTGGACTTCTTGTCGCAGGCATGATCCTGAAGGCGGGAATTGAAACTGGGCATCAGAG TGTCTTGGAACTGGTGGATGCTGCAATCCCAGCAGAACTTTTGGATCCTATGAAACAAACAATTGTACAAGTCGAGGGTGTGAAG GGTTGTCATCGCTTGAGGGCAAGGAGGGCTGGTTCATCTCTATACCTTGATGTACATATTGAG GTTGATCCTTTTTGTAGTGTTAGCGCTGCACATGACATTGGAGAAAATGTTCGTCGTCAGATTCACAAATCCCATCCTGAAGTCTCTGAGGTTTTCATACACATAG ATCCTTCAATTTCACAAATTTGCCCCAGTGAAGATCAGCCAGAAATTCTCAAAGAAACTGCATGCCCAACAAATGTTTCTCCTGCAGAAAAAGACATTGAGGCAGCTGTTTCTACCATCATCTCATCGAAGTATGCAGAG ACACCCAATGTTCTTGTTTCTGCTTGTGTTTCAGAAAATGGTTGTCGAACGCATAACGCATCACTTGTTACAAGGCAAGATGTATCTCCAAATTGA